One Glycine max cultivar Williams 82 chromosome 6, Glycine_max_v4.0, whole genome shotgun sequence DNA segment encodes these proteins:
- the LOC106799160 gene encoding protein MAIN-LIKE 1-like produces the protein MVRTRGLGCALGHVTGKGVGRGDRDDSDVAPQRRWPIASTRRQRVPLTATHDEPVLPTPNVEADVFPDDLMTPTDIGVDIPTDTGAQAAEDEHERFPSGPSNPSVLTQYADHVACSECPELKLSFHGRKVHSLGRPVPTIEGLDAGTGLSPLIACSVDTGDRGLLSSFVERWHRETSSFHLPMREVTITLDDVSSLLHLPVVGDLHAFQPLHVDDAVQMLVDLLMVSAEAARAETGQCHGPYVRLQWVRDIYEHRCQAGHWTVAARAYLLHLLGCTLFANKSVTNVHVVYLEALRDLSQTERYAWGVAALVHMYDHLNDASINSSRQLGGYITLLQCWIYEHFPSVAESTADQEYDDDSPRACRWIAMKKIVKNIRTPGYRERLDRLWILDVCWIPYGEHRPVQDIHMISCYSGLLCWGPVACITDQRGSCGSLDTPKPFLLRLLIHGCRMMIYTIGGCTIRIIRFQQVRCALCLVSVPATT, from the exons ATGTTACTGGCAAAGGTGTAGGCAGAGGAGATCGTGATGATTCCGATGTTGCTCCGCAGCGTCGATGGCCTATCGCATCCACACGGAGGCAGCGAGTACCTCTGACTGCGACGCACGATGAGCCAGTGCTCCCTACGCCAAATGTAGAGGCTGACGTATTTCCAGATGACTTGATGACACCAACTGATATTGGGGTAGACATCCCTACAGACACAGGCGCCCAGGCTGCTGAGGATGAGCATGAGAGATTTCCGAGTGGTCCAAGCAACCCATCCGTGCTGACTCAGTATGCGGATCACGTTGCTTGCAGC GAGTGTCCTGAGTTGAAGTTATCCTTTCACGGGAGGAAGGTCCATAGTTTAGGCAGGCCTGTCCCTACCATTGAGGGACTAGATGCTGGGACAGGACTAAGTCCTCTGATCGCGTGTTCGGTAGACACTGGTGATCGGGGACTTTTGTCCTCGTTTGTCGAGCGGTGGCACCGGGAGACGTCTAGTTTCCATCTCCCTATGAGAGAGGTGACGATCACGCTGGACGATGTCTCGTCGCTTTTGCATCTGCCTGTGGTTGGCGACTTGCATGCCTTTCAGCCCTTGCACGTGGATGATGCAGTTCAGATGCTGGTGGACTTATTGATGGTCTCTGCAGAGGCTGCCAGGGCTGAGACAGGGCAGTGTCATGGACCGTATGTACGCCTACAATGGGTACGTGATATCTACGAGCACCGATGCCAGGCAGGTCATTGGACAGTTGCGGCTCGCGCgtatcttcttcatcttttgggttgcactctgtttgctaacaagagtgtaACCAATGTTCATGTTGTGTATTTGGAGGCCCTTCGTGACCTCAGTCAGACCGAGAGGTATGCCTGGGGAGTAGCTGCGCTGGTGCATATGTATGACCACTTGAACGATGCCTCTATCAACAGCAGCCGACAACTTGGCGGTTACATCACACTGCTGCAA TGCTGGATATACGAGCACTTTCCCTCAGTCGCGGAGTCCACTGCTGATCAGGAATACGACGACGATTCACCGCGTGCCTGTAGGTGGATTGCCATGAAGAAGATCGTGAAGAACATACGTACACCGGGGTACAGGGAGCGCCTGGACCGACTCTGGATTCTGGATGTCTGTTGGATCCCATATGGGGAGCACCGACCGGTCCAGGACATCCATATGATTTCATGTTATTCCGGTCTCCTATGCTGGGGGCCCGTTGCGTGTATTACCGACCAGAGAGGGTCATGCGGCAGTTTGGATACACCCAAACCATTCCTGCTCCGCCTGTTGATTCATGGGTGTCGTATGATGATATACACGATAGGTGGATGCACTATTCGGATCATAAGGTTCCAGCAGGTGAGGTGTGCGTTGTGCCTGGTCAGTGTGCCAGCGACTACATAG